The following are encoded in a window of Citrobacter freundii genomic DNA:
- the mepM gene encoding murein DD-endopeptidase MepM has protein sequence MQQIARSVALAFNNLPRPHRVMLGSLTVLTLAVAVWRPYVYHPDAAPIVKTIELEKSEIRSLLPEASEPIDQAAQEDEAIPQDELDDKTSGEVGVHEYVVSTGDTLSSILNQYGIDMGDISQLAASDKELRNLKIGQQLSWTLTSDGDLQRLTWEVSRRETRTYDRTATGFKMSSEMQQGDWVNSRIKGTVGGSFVASAKEAGLTSSEISAVIKAMQWQMDFRKLKKGDEFSVLMSREMLDGKREQSQLLGVRLRSEGKDYYAIRAEDGKFYDRNGTGLAKGFMRFPTAKQFRISSNFNPRRLNPVTGRVAPHKGVDFAMPQGTPVLSVGDGEVVVAKRSGAAGYYVAVRHGRTYTTRYMHLRKLLVKPGQKVKRGDRIALSGNTGRSTGPHLHYEVWVNQQAVNPLTAKLPRTEGLTGSDRTEYLAQVKEVLPQLRFD, from the coding sequence CGATGCTGCACCGATTGTCAAAACCATCGAACTTGAAAAAAGCGAGATTCGTTCTCTGTTGCCTGAGGCCAGTGAACCTATCGATCAGGCTGCTCAGGAAGATGAAGCGATTCCTCAGGATGAACTGGATGACAAAACCTCCGGTGAGGTGGGCGTTCACGAATATGTTGTCTCGACCGGTGATACGCTGAGCAGCATCCTGAACCAGTATGGTATCGATATGGGCGATATCAGCCAGCTTGCCGCCTCGGACAAAGAGTTGCGTAACCTGAAGATTGGCCAACAGCTTTCCTGGACGCTGACCTCTGACGGTGATTTGCAGCGCCTGACCTGGGAAGTTTCTCGCCGTGAAACCCGCACGTACGATCGTACTGCGACGGGCTTCAAAATGAGCAGTGAAATGCAGCAGGGCGACTGGGTTAACAGCCGTATCAAGGGCACCGTCGGCGGCAGTTTCGTCGCCAGCGCCAAAGAGGCCGGGCTGACCAGTTCTGAAATCAGTGCGGTGATTAAGGCTATGCAGTGGCAGATGGACTTCCGCAAACTGAAAAAAGGCGATGAGTTCTCGGTGCTGATGTCTCGCGAGATGTTGGACGGCAAGCGTGAGCAAAGCCAACTGCTGGGCGTTCGTTTGCGCTCTGAAGGTAAAGACTATTATGCGATTCGTGCCGAAGACGGTAAGTTCTATGACCGTAACGGTACCGGGTTGGCGAAAGGGTTTATGCGTTTCCCGACCGCGAAACAGTTCCGCATCTCGTCTAACTTTAATCCGCGTCGCCTGAATCCGGTAACCGGACGTGTGGCACCGCACAAAGGCGTCGACTTCGCGATGCCGCAGGGTACGCCGGTACTGTCGGTAGGTGATGGTGAAGTCGTTGTTGCGAAGCGCAGCGGCGCTGCAGGCTACTATGTCGCGGTGCGTCATGGTCGTACCTACACCACCCGCTACATGCACCTGCGTAAACTGTTAGTCAAACCAGGACAAAAAGTAAAACGCGGCGATCGTATTGCGCTGTCAGGTAACACCGGACGTTCAACTGGACCACACTTGCATTATGAAGTCTGGGTTAACCAGCAGGCCGTGAACCCGTTAACGGCGAAGCTGCCGCGTACAGAAGGGCTGACCGGCTCGGATCGTACCGAGTACCTGGCGCAGGTGAAAGAGGTTCTGCCTCAGTTGCGCTTCGATTAA